A window from Methylocystis sp. MJC1 encodes these proteins:
- a CDS encoding thiamine phosphate synthase, with protein sequence MQTVSLDPFYLIVDNADWLARLLPLGVRLVQLRVKDRLESEVRDEILRARDLCRAAGAQLIVNDYWKLAIEAGCDFVHLGQDDLDDADLDALRRHEVRIGVSTHDDVELDRALSISPDYVALGPVWPTLLKEMKFAPQGLEKLGAWKKRMGDIPLVAIGGLTPSRACLALAAGADSACVVTDVLRAPDPESRTVEWVATTAPWRDSPELTRAFSPDFAGAKVFPSPNHGPRARAISALVLHYTGMPTAESALELLCSPIREVSAHYFVEEDGRILQLVPETRRAWHAGASYWAGETDMNSASIGVEIVHPGHIDPHDFPSAQIEAVIALSRDICARHKIAPERVLAHSDIAPRRKTDPGEFFPWARLAAVGVGRYVEPLPPDDGPALECDSAGEAVARLQRQLAAFGYKVNETGVYDEDTASAVVAFQRHWRPARVDGRADASTINILTRLLA encoded by the coding sequence CCTCCGTGCGCGCGATCTCTGCCGCGCGGCGGGGGCGCAGCTCATCGTCAATGACTACTGGAAGCTCGCGATCGAGGCCGGCTGCGATTTCGTGCATCTGGGACAGGACGATCTCGACGACGCCGATCTCGACGCGCTGCGCCGCCATGAGGTGCGAATCGGCGTTTCTACTCATGACGACGTCGAGCTTGATCGCGCATTGTCGATTTCCCCCGACTATGTGGCGCTCGGGCCCGTATGGCCGACCTTGCTCAAGGAAATGAAATTTGCGCCGCAGGGGCTCGAAAAGCTTGGCGCGTGGAAAAAGCGCATGGGCGATATCCCGCTTGTCGCCATTGGCGGCCTTACGCCATCACGCGCCTGCCTCGCGCTGGCGGCGGGCGCCGACAGCGCCTGCGTCGTCACCGACGTTTTGCGCGCGCCCGACCCGGAATCGCGGACGGTCGAATGGGTTGCGACGACGGCGCCCTGGCGTGATTCCCCCGAGCTAACGCGCGCGTTTTCGCCCGATTTCGCCGGCGCGAAAGTTTTTCCCTCGCCCAACCACGGCCCCCGCGCGCGCGCGATCTCTGCGCTGGTGTTGCATTATACCGGCATGCCGACGGCGGAGAGCGCGCTCGAGCTTCTATGCTCGCCGATCCGGGAGGTCTCGGCGCATTATTTCGTCGAGGAAGACGGCCGCATCCTTCAGCTCGTGCCCGAGACGCGCCGCGCCTGGCACGCGGGCGCCAGCTATTGGGCGGGGGAAACCGACATGAATTCGGCTTCCATCGGCGTCGAGATCGTCCATCCCGGCCACATCGACCCGCATGACTTCCCTTCCGCCCAGATCGAGGCTGTCATCGCTCTGTCGCGGGATATATGCGCGCGTCACAAGATCGCGCCCGAGCGGGTGCTCGCCCATTCCGACATTGCGCCGCGCCGCAAGACGGACCCGGGCGAGTTTTTTCCCTGGGCGCGTCTCGCCGCCGTCGGCGTCGGCCGTTACGTCGAACCCTTGCCGCCCGACGACGGCCCGGCGCTGGAATGTGACTCCGCCGGCGAGGCGGTCGCGCGGCTGCAAAGGCAGCTCGCGGCCTTCGGCTATAAAGTCAATGAGACGGGCGTCTATGATGAAGATACGGCGTCGGCTGTCGTCGCGTTTCAACGGCATTGGCGGCCAGCGCGCGTGGATGGGCGCGCCGACGCCTCGACCATAAACATTTTGACGCGCCTTTTGGCCTGA
- a CDS encoding autotransporter assembly complex protein TamA, translating into MTPARAFDFFGLLGAPENAEPTADAIAYEVTFKGLDDDKLEQALKDASNSWRLRLEAPSAGVGLARRVVADYPRLAEALWASGYFNARVHASVAGAPISPEGDGADAAAAAAERHRGVSLVPVVFEIDPGPLFKLRHVVVYDARTNAPIDPALFPRKALDQNPDDPARAAALRAREAEWIDDLRGKSYPMAKVVSARPVILHDLNVMDVAVTIDPGPKAGVGEVSLSGAPGVDPEVIRSFIYLEEGEPYSPKKIADTRKSIARIEAIGGVKIEEGAHLDKNGNLPLLIETTERKRHAIGASAMFSNINGPTLRTYWVDRNLFGGGERLRFDLDGGLAYYNNSSAFLSFPELKASNLVGSARASFLKPALFGTRNDLLLDAAAVRERTVYYWASYGNFNGAIRHRFSDTASIQAGIEVEGGQFNDVFGLHNYSLLGFPVSGTYDSTDNALAPTRGIRATARVAPYVKALSNGVSMLESKGQLSAYHALDEDAWYVLAGRVAAGSIVGSSIEHVPANRRFFAGGGGSVRGYRYRSITPDNGFGFPTGGLSLFEASAEARLKVTQEIGIVPFLDAGAAYSSSVPNFSSTMRFAAGVGLRYYTGIGPIRFDVATPLNPRPQDSRLAIFLGIGESF; encoded by the coding sequence ATGACGCCTGCGCGCGCTTTCGACTTTTTTGGCCTGCTCGGCGCGCCAGAAAACGCCGAGCCTACCGCAGACGCAATCGCTTACGAGGTGACTTTCAAGGGGCTCGACGACGACAAGCTCGAGCAGGCCCTCAAGGACGCATCGAACAGCTGGCGACTGCGCCTGGAGGCGCCTTCGGCGGGCGTCGGCTTGGCGCGTCGGGTCGTCGCCGACTATCCGCGCCTTGCCGAGGCGCTATGGGCGAGCGGCTATTTCAACGCGCGTGTGCATGCGAGCGTCGCCGGCGCGCCCATCTCGCCGGAAGGCGATGGGGCCGACGCGGCGGCGGCGGCCGCCGAGCGGCATCGCGGCGTGTCTCTCGTTCCTGTCGTCTTCGAGATCGATCCAGGCCCGCTCTTCAAGCTGCGCCACGTCGTCGTCTATGACGCGCGCACCAATGCGCCGATCGATCCGGCGCTTTTCCCGCGCAAGGCCCTCGATCAGAACCCCGACGATCCCGCCCGCGCCGCGGCTCTGCGCGCGCGCGAGGCCGAGTGGATCGATGATTTGCGCGGCAAATCCTATCCGATGGCCAAGGTCGTCTCTGCGCGGCCCGTGATCCTGCATGATCTGAACGTGATGGACGTCGCGGTCACGATTGACCCAGGACCGAAGGCAGGCGTCGGCGAGGTTAGTCTTTCCGGCGCGCCGGGCGTCGATCCGGAGGTTATCCGCTCCTTCATTTATCTGGAGGAGGGCGAGCCTTACAGCCCCAAAAAAATCGCCGACACGCGCAAATCCATCGCCCGCATCGAGGCGATCGGCGGCGTGAAGATCGAAGAAGGGGCTCATCTCGATAAGAATGGCAATTTGCCGCTTCTCATCGAGACGACCGAACGCAAGCGCCATGCGATCGGCGCTTCTGCGATGTTCTCCAATATCAACGGCCCGACGTTGCGCACCTATTGGGTCGACCGCAATCTCTTCGGCGGCGGCGAGCGCCTGCGTTTCGATCTCGACGGCGGCCTCGCCTATTACAATAATTCGTCCGCGTTCCTGTCCTTTCCGGAGCTCAAGGCGAGCAATCTGGTCGGCTCCGCGCGCGCGAGCTTCTTGAAGCCTGCGCTCTTCGGCACGCGCAACGATCTTCTGCTCGACGCCGCGGCGGTGCGCGAGCGCACCGTTTACTACTGGGCGTCCTATGGCAATTTCAACGGCGCGATCCGCCATCGTTTCAGCGACACGGCGTCGATCCAGGCCGGCATCGAAGTCGAGGGCGGGCAGTTCAACGACGTCTTCGGCCTGCACAATTACTCGCTGCTCGGGTTCCCGGTCTCGGGGACCTATGACAGCACCGACAATGCGCTCGCGCCGACGCGCGGCATACGCGCCACGGCCCGCGTCGCGCCTTATGTGAAGGCGCTTTCCAACGGCGTCAGCATGCTGGAGTCGAAGGGGCAGTTGTCGGCCTATCACGCGCTCGACGAAGACGCCTGGTATGTTCTCGCAGGGAGAGTCGCCGCCGGCTCTATCGTCGGGTCGTCGATTGAACACGTCCCGGCAAACCGACGTTTTTTTGCAGGCGGCGGTGGTTCCGTGCGCGGCTATCGCTATCGCTCGATCACCCCCGACAATGGCTTCGGCTTTCCGACCGGCGGACTGAGCCTTTTCGAAGCCTCCGCCGAAGCGCGCCTGAAAGTGACGCAGGAAATCGGCATCGTCCCCTTCCTCGACGCCGGCGCCGCCTATTCGTCGTCCGTGCCGAATTTCAGTTCGACGATGCGCTTCGCGGCAGGCGTGGGTCTTCGCTACTATACTGGCATTGGTCCGATTCGTTTCGATGTCG
- a CDS encoding SDR family oxidoreductase: protein MTIGKRAIVVTGASTGIGFACVEILTQKGFFVFGSVRKSVDAERLQTQFGDDFAPLLFDVTDADAVALAAQEVETRLGGATLAGLVNNAGVAVPGPLLHLSIADLRHQLETNLIGQLQVTQAFAPLLGARKPQGGAPGRIVNMSSVAGRFASPFLGAYNASKFALEGMSDALRRELMIYGIDLIVIQPGVIATPIWDKADNSDFSHFDATIYGPAARRVQKWAVEAGRAAPGPELVAKAVLRALTAPRPPARIPVIPNGALGHTLPSLLPARFVDWLVARRLGFIEARDKLRVHHSDGDGNGE from the coding sequence GTGACGATTGGAAAACGCGCGATCGTCGTTACCGGCGCTTCGACGGGCATCGGTTTCGCCTGTGTGGAAATTCTTACACAAAAGGGTTTCTTCGTCTTCGGGTCCGTCCGCAAAAGTGTGGACGCCGAGCGCTTGCAAACCCAATTTGGCGATGATTTCGCGCCGCTTCTCTTCGATGTCACGGATGCGGACGCTGTTGCGCTGGCTGCGCAAGAGGTCGAGACCCGGCTCGGCGGCGCGACGCTCGCGGGGCTCGTCAATAATGCAGGCGTCGCGGTGCCCGGCCCGCTGCTGCATCTCTCCATCGCCGATCTACGCCATCAGCTCGAAACAAATCTCATCGGCCAACTGCAGGTAACGCAGGCGTTTGCGCCGCTGCTGGGCGCGCGCAAGCCGCAGGGCGGCGCGCCGGGACGCATTGTCAATATGAGCTCGGTGGCCGGCCGTTTCGCCTCGCCGTTTCTGGGTGCGTACAATGCGTCGAAATTCGCGCTCGAGGGCATGTCCGACGCGCTGCGGCGCGAGCTGATGATCTACGGGATCGATCTCATCGTGATCCAGCCCGGCGTGATCGCGACGCCGATTTGGGACAAGGCTGACAACAGCGATTTCAGCCATTTCGACGCGACCATCTACGGACCCGCGGCGCGGCGCGTGCAGAAATGGGCCGTCGAAGCCGGGCGCGCCGCGCCGGGGCCCGAGCTTGTGGCGAAAGCCGTGCTGAGGGCCCTGACTGCGCCGCGCCCACCGGCTCGTATTCCTGTCATCCCCAACGGGGCCCTCGGTCACACCTTGCCAAGCCTGCTGCCGGCGCGATTTGTAGATTGGCTCGTGGCGCGTCGTTTGGGCTTCATCGAGGCGCGCGATAAGCTCCGCGTCCATCATTCTGACGGAGATGGCAATGGCGAATGA
- a CDS encoding VOC family protein — MANEMTVPHGVVCWSELAVRDVARAQKFYAETLGWRFEAMAAPDMTYWIVFSGEARVGGMFEMKGAQFDGVPEHWLTYIAVDDIDERLKKAVEAGAKIYKQPFDIPDVGRMAVLSEPGGAVVAWMTLEG, encoded by the coding sequence ATGGCGAATGAAATGACTGTTCCGCACGGCGTCGTTTGCTGGAGCGAACTCGCCGTCCGCGACGTCGCGCGCGCGCAGAAATTTTACGCCGAGACGCTCGGCTGGCGCTTCGAGGCCATGGCTGCGCCGGACATGACCTATTGGATCGTCTTCTCCGGCGAGGCGCGGGTCGGCGGCATGTTCGAGATGAAGGGCGCGCAATTCGACGGCGTGCCGGAGCATTGGCTCACCTATATCGCTGTCGACGACATAGATGAGCGTTTGAAGAAGGCGGTCGAGGCCGGCGCAAAAATCTACAAGCAGCCCTTCGATATTCCAGACGTTGGCCGCATGGCGGTGCTGTCGGAGCCAGGGGGCGCAGTTGTCGCCTGGATGACGCTAGAGGGATAG
- a CDS encoding PilZ domain-containing protein yields the protein MGINFQPKTSHFETEPQPRLQINFEGRYTLLESNEEYPCQTCEISPYSARLFAPVAALPGEKVALCLNELGRFAGIVLGPTQNGFDMCFHLMPKKRERLARQLAWYADRSTGYEESRRHDRIFIPFMDLTVLRLARGDEQIVRIKSLSHSDVVLETDRVIPIGAEVAVGNTPAKVVRILDDGVACEFARHFRPGEIDETTRL from the coding sequence ATGGGCATTAATTTTCAGCCTAAAACTTCTCATTTTGAGACGGAGCCGCAGCCCCGACTGCAAATCAATTTCGAAGGCCGCTACACACTGCTGGAGTCCAACGAGGAATATCCTTGTCAGACCTGCGAGATCTCCCCTTATTCCGCGCGGCTTTTCGCGCCTGTCGCGGCCCTGCCGGGCGAGAAGGTCGCGCTTTGCCTCAATGAATTGGGTCGTTTCGCGGGCATTGTCCTGGGACCGACGCAAAACGGATTCGACATGTGTTTTCATCTCATGCCGAAAAAACGCGAGAGGCTGGCACGCCAATTGGCATGGTACGCCGATCGTTCAACGGGCTATGAAGAAAGCCGGCGTCACGATCGCATCTTCATCCCATTCATGGATCTCACCGTTCTACGGCTGGCCCGCGGCGACGAGCAAATCGTGCGCATCAAGAGCCTCTCGCACTCGGATGTCGTGCTGGAAACCGATCGCGTGATTCCCATCGGCGCCGAGGTCGCGGTCGGGAATACGCCGGCAAAAGTGGTTCGTATTCTCGATGACGGCGTCGCCTGCGAATTCGCCAGGCATTTCCGTCCAGGGGAGATCGACGAGACGACGCGCCTTTGA